Within Candidatus Hydrogenedentota bacterium, the genomic segment GGCATGTTTCCCCAGTGACGGATACTCGTGAAAGCCTCCTTGGCCGACTCGGGCGCCCGGTGCGCGTAGATTTTGTCCACGGCGGCGATGGTGGCCAGTCCCCAGGCGTCATAGAGGAGGAACGGGGCCATGCCCAGAAAAATGCCCAGGGCGAGGTTGAGCGGGCGGACACTGCGGCCCTCCTCCTCCAGCCTCCTCCAGAGAAAATACCGAATGCGAAGTGTGGCATACAGCGCACCCAGCGGCGCAAGGGGCAGCATCGGAAGCACCGCCCAGAAAAACGGCAACGCAAACGGGGTTATCACGGCAAAGACCAATGAATAGTAAGCCGCCACACCGACCAGAAGCGTCGGCACCACCAGTAGCACCCGTTCCGGAAGCAGCGCCCTGCCACCGCGAAGGCGGACCATGGCCAGCAGGTTAAGCAGCGGCGCGGCCAGCAAAATGGCGAGGTGCATCGGCGTGGGGATGGGCATCGCCCATCCCAAATGCTTGTACGGGCCATCTACCACCTCGGCCAGTATCGCAACGGCGGGCCAAATCACCCCGAAAAACCACAACAGACGGGGATGCAGTTTCTTCGGTTCAAAATAGCCGGGTTTGCGGGGTGGCGGCGCCGACGGAACAATCATCGTTTCGGGGTCGCCCATTTTCGCGAGCATGGCGGCCACCTCTTCCGCCGAGACCACCGTCACCCCCGCGGCCACGCACTCCGTCTCGATGTGGTTCACCAGGTCGGCGCGCACCTCCTCCGGGTCCGCACCCCCCGCGGCCATGTCCTCCCGGACACGTTCAAACCATGCGTCAAACGCCTTTACCGCCTCCGGCAGCCAGTGTGTCCCGCTCATGACTCCTCCTTTCCCTTCAATGACAGACTTCCCTCGACAAGCCGTTTCAGATAGCCGTTCATGAGGCCAAGATTGCGGCGCCCGTCCCCGGTGAGGGCGTAGTATTTTCGGGCGGGGCCCTCGGGGGATTCAACCAGCCGCGTCCGCACGAGGCCCTGCATCCGCAGTCGGGACAGCAGGGGGTACAGGGTCCCCTCCGCAACATCCAGACCGGGCACCCCCCGCAGTTTCCGGACCAGATCGTAGCCGTAGCACTCACCCCCGTCAAGGGCGTTGAGGATGCACAGTTCCAGAATCCCCTTCCGTACCTGGGTCATCCAGTTTTCGAAACTGTCCATGGTTCGCATCCCGCTACCTAGCAAAACAAAGTATATCGCATGGCATCGTTCCTGTCAAGGGATGGGCGGAGACTTTTTTAGAAAGCGGCGGCAGGCCGCCGCAGTCCAAAGGGGTGCATCGCGGGGAGGTTTCGTGCAAAATAGCCGCAGTTCACGCCAATTTCTGGAACATGGGCACAAGGAGCGCGGGTCATGCGGGCTTTCTCTTTTGGAGTCAGGGCGGCGGCGACGGCGTTGCTGCTGTGCTGCGGGGCGGTTCATGCCGCCGGGCCGTGGTATGAGGAGCTGCTGGTGGGGATGGAGGTGGGTCCAACGGGGGCGCAGTTTGGCGCGGACCCGGCAGATGTGGCCTATGCCACAAGGTTTTCTGGAAAGGACATCGTGGACGCGCAAATCGCCACGGGGTCGCAGTATCTGGTGATTTGGGGGAAGGACGGGGAGTACGCCTATTACAACTCGAAGGTGGCGCCGAAGTGTCCCGGCCTCGGGGAGCGGGACGTGCTGCGGGAGGCGGTGGACGCGGCGAAGCCGCACGGGCTGCCGGTCATTGTGTACTGCGTGGTGCAGGCGAACGGCTATTCCCTGCGCGACCATCCGGAATACAAGATGCGCGACCACGAGGGGAGCGCCATTGACCGGGTCTGCCTGAATTCGGGGTTCATGGGCCACCTGAAGGACGTGGTGGACGAGATGCTGGCCTACGATATTCAGGGTTTCCACATTGACATGCTGGACCAGGGTTTCGGCCCGCCCTACGGTTGCTGGTGCGGCAACTGCCGGGAGCGTTTCGGGAAGGACTACGGCAGGCCCATGCCGTCGGGCGTGACGTGGGACGAGGACTGGGACCGCATGATGGAGTTCCGCTACAACACAAGCGAGCGGTTCGAGCGGGAGATATACGCCTATATCAAGTCCAAACAGCCGGACTGCTCGGTGGACTTCAACTACCACGGCAACCCGCCCTTCTCCTTTGAGATCGGCCAGCGCCCGGTGCAGCACGCCCATGTGGGGGACTTTGTCACGGGCGAGTGCGGGGTGTGGGCCTTCGGCCCGCTGCACACCAGCCTGGAGGCGATGTTCCTGCGGGGCACGGACCCGGCGAAGCCGTTCCAGGTGGTGATCCAGCGCGGCGTGCGCCACTACCACGACCAGACCACGCGCCCCCTGAACGATTTGCGC encodes:
- a CDS encoding PadR family transcriptional regulator, translating into MDSFENWMTQVRKGILELCILNALDGGECYGYDLVRKLRGVPGLDVAEGTLYPLLSRLRMQGLVRTRLVESPEGPARKYYALTGDGRRNLGLMNGYLKRLVEGSLSLKGKEES